The sequence TATAACTTAAACACTCCCAATAGGAAACCCTGCATTTAAGAAACCCTGCATTTAAGAAACCCTGCATTTGCTTTTTTGCTTTTTTAGCGCGGATTTGCAGTGAGTTGGTATTGGTGTATAATGTAATTGGTTATGCAGAAGGGAGTTCCTTAGTTGGGCAAAACAGAAACCGCAAAATTTCAGTCCGCCGATAAACTTAAGCGCCGGCAGATTCCGGCGGCAGCGCCGAAACCTCTTCAGCTGGACCCTTTTCAGGTAAAAGCTATTGATTTCCTTTTAGAAGGTTATTCCGTCCTGGTGGCTGCTCCGACGGGCACAGGTAAAACGCTGATTGCCGAAAAGCTGATCGAGAAAATCCTCGGACTCGGGAACTCCGCAGTTTACACGTCGCCGATCAAGGCTCTGTCCAACCAGAAGTACAGGGACTTCGGGCGCTTGTTCGGCCGTGACAGGGTCGGCCTGATCACCGGGGACTTTTCTATTAATGAAACTGCCCCACTCCTGGTGATGACGACGGAGATATTCCGGAACTGGTGCTTCAACAACCCGGAAATGCTCGACCTGACCACGCACGTTATTTTTGATGAAATGCAC comes from Desulfotomaculum sp. and encodes:
- a CDS encoding DEAD/DEAH box helicase, coding for MGKTETAKFQSADKLKRRQIPAAAPKPLQLDPFQVKAIDFLLEGYSVLVAAPTGTGKTLIAEKLIEKILGLGNSAVYTSPIKALSNQKYRDFGRLFGRDRVGLITGDFSINETAPLLVMTTEIFRNWCFNNPEMLDLTTHVIFDEMHFLDDQDRGTTWEESIIFAPPQIKILGLSATVPNVREIARWMGEIRSCTVQVIEERRRAVPLELGWIPPSGKILSEAEARAQIKEMQQAHRTPRPEIARQSDEKPEVKVKKTRHKRSRRGRNYHEGIQLPNLQ